A single window of Castor canadensis chromosome 3, mCasCan1.hap1v2, whole genome shotgun sequence DNA harbors:
- the Ppm1a gene encoding protein phosphatase 1A, protein MGAFLDKPKMEKHNAQGQGNGLRYGLSSMQGWRVEMEDAHTAVIGLPSGLETWSFFAVYDGHAGSQVAKYCCEHLLDHITNNQDFKGSAGAPSVENVKNGIRTGFLEIDEHMRVMSEKKHGADRSGSTAVGVLISPQHTYFINCGDSRGLLCRNRKVHFFTQDHKPSNPLEKERIQNAGGSVMIQRVNGSLAVSRALGDFDYKCVHGKGPTEQLVSPEPEVHDIERSEEDDQFIILACDGIWDVMGNEELCDFVRSRLEVTDDLEKVCNEVVDTCLYKGSRDNMSVILICFPNAPKVSPEAVKKEAELDKYLECRVEEIIKKQGEGVPDLVHVMRTLASENIPSLPPGGELASKRNVIEAVYNRLNPYKNDDTDSTSTDDMW, encoded by the exons ATGGGAGCATTTTTAGACAAGCCAAAGATGGAAAAGCATAATGCCCAGGGGCAGGGTAATGGGTTGCGATATGGGCTAAGCAGCATGCAAGGTTGGCGAGTTGAAATGGAGGATGCACATACGGCTGTAATCGGTTTACCAAGTGGACTTGAAACATGGTCATTCTTTGCTGTGTATGATGGGCATGCTGGTTCTCAGGTTGCCAAATACTGCTGTGAGCATTTGTTAGATCACATCACCAATAACCAGGATTTTAAAGGTTCTGCAGGAGCACCTTCTGTGGAAAATGTaaagaatggaatcagaacaggtTTTCTGGAGATTGATGAACACATGAGAGTTATGTCAGAGAAGAAACATGGTGCAGATAGAAGTGGGTCAACAGCTGTGGGTGTCTTAATTTCTCCCCAACATACTTACTTCATTAACTGTGGAGACTCAAGAGGTTTACTTTGTAGGAACAGGAAAGTTCATTTCTTCACCCAAGATCACAAACCAAGTAATCCGCTGGAAAAAGAACGAATTCAGAATGCAGGTGGCTCTGTAATGATTCAGCGTGTGAATGGCTCTCTGGCTGTATCAAGGGCCCTTGGGGATTTTGATTACAAGTGTGTCCATGGAAAAGGTCCTACAGAGCAGCTTGTCTCACCAGAGCCTGAAGTCCATGATATTGAAAGATCTGAAGAAGATGATCAGTTCATTATTCTTGCATGTGATGGTATCTGGGATGTTATGGGAAACGAAGAGCTTTGTGATTTTGTAAGATCCAGACTTGAAGTCACTGATGACCTTGAGAAAGTTTGCAATGAAGTAGTCGACACCTGTTTGTATAAG GGAAGTCGAGACAACATGAGTGTGATTTTGATCTGTTTTCCAAATGCACCTAAAGTATCGCCAGAAGCAGTGAAGAAGGAGGCAGAGTTGGACAAGTACCTGGAATGCAGAGTAGAAG AAATCATAAAGAAGCAGGGGGAAGGCGTTCCTGACTTAGTCCATGTGATGCGCACATTAGCGAGTGAGAACATCCCCAGCCTCCCACCAGGGGGTGAATTGGCAAGCAA gcgGAATGTAATTGAAGCCGTTTACAATAGACTGAATCCTTACAAAAATGATGACACT gaCTCTACATCAACGGATGATATGTGGTAA